From the Mycobacterium noviomagense genome, the window CTTCGTCGGCACGTTGTGGCATGGCGGAGGGGCTAACACTACTGCGCGCGACCGCCTCGCCGTCACCGCGCAATACTGCCAGCCGTGGCTGCGACCGATGGAGGCCTTCACGCTGTCGGTATCACGCGAGATCGCTCGAGCGGTGTCCGACGACATTCGCCGCATGCTGGGCTACAGCATCCATCCGCCGTTCGTCGGCGCGGTCGACGGCTTGCATCCGCTGCGGTTGTTGGACCAACCCTAGACGTGCCTGGCCGCTTCTTGGGCGAGCTGCACGCGGGAGCTCAGGCCGAGCTTGGTGTAGACGTGGGTGAGATGGGACTGCACGGTACGTGGAGAGACGAAAAGCCTTGTGGCGATATCGTTATTGGCCAGTCCTTCGCTGACCAGTCGTACGACGTCACGTTCGGTCGGGGTGAGCGAGGCCCAGCCGCTGGCGGGCCGTTTGCGTTCACCGTGGCGGCGCTGCGCGTAAGCGATCGCCTCCTCGGTGGACAATGCCGCACCCTCTGACCAGGCGGCTTCAAAGTCATTGTCGCCCATGGTATTTCGCAGTGCCACCGTGGCTTCGTCGGCGAAGTCGTAGATCTTGAAGCGCACCGAGCCCATACGCTGCCGGATTGCCTGTGCTGCGCCGAAAAGCCGCGCCGCTTCGGGGTGGCTGCCGGCCTCGCCGGCGAGAGCGGCGAGAGATTCGAGGATGTCAGGAACGTTCAGGTGCGCACCGGTGCTCGCCGCGAGCGAGAGAGCCTCGTGTGAATCACGTTCGCCCTGCTCAAACTCACCCGCTGCGATCGCAACGCGGGCGCGCATCAACAGCGCCGCCGCCTGGAAGCCGCCCCAGGAGGTCGACACGGCAGCGTCGGCCCAGCGGCGGGCCGCGACCAGATCCCCGCCCGCCAGCGCGGCCGCAGCACTGTACGTGCGCTGCAGCGCCGCCATCTGCGGCAGGGTAGTCACTTGCGGCCAGGCGTCGGCCGCGTCCTGCAGCGCCGCTGCATCGCCGCCGGCCATGGCCGAGAAACTCAGCGCCGCGTATCCGTAGGCTGCGTACGCCCCGCCAACCTCGGCGGCAGCGTTGACGGCCGCCTCGGCGGCGGCTCGGGCCGCGGCCACTTCACCTTGCAACGCCAGCACGACGCCCTGGCCCCCGAGGCATTGCAGCTCCATGAGCCCATCGTGGGCGGCGCGGGCGTCGGCCAGCAGGTCGGCGAGTTGTGTGGCCGCGCTGGCGAGTTCGCCCTGATGTATCTGTGCCCAAGCGAGACAGTAGCGGCATATGCGCGAGTTGTACCGGTCGCCGATGGCATCGGCGAGGTCGCGTCCTTCTTCGGCGGGCGCGCGCGTCGCGAGCGGGTCAGCGGCGTGGTTCGCTGCGCGTGCCTGCCCGGCGAGAATCTGGCTAAGCCGCCATCGGTCGCCCAAATCTCGGGCCAGGCCGATCGCCTCGGCGAAGTACGGCCCGGCCGCCTCGGCGCTGAGGGCGGCGACAATGCCGCAGGCGGTCAGCGCCCGTACCAGCAGCGCCGCGTCATCGATCTCGCGCGCGATCGTCAGGGCCTGCTGGGCCTGATCCGGGCTGTCGGCATCGCCCAACCAGACGCCGAGCACGGCCCTGTCGGCGAGTGCCCGCGCCCGCACCGCGAGCACCACCTCCGCGCGCTGGACGTCGAGATCGCTAAGCGCGGCGTCGAACCAGGCCAGCCCTTCCCGGACGCGACCCCGCGCTTGCCATAGTGGCTGCAGCGACGACGCCAACGCCAACGCCGGCTCGATGTCGTGGTTCTCCAGACTCCAGGCGAACGCAGCGCGCAGGTTATCGATCTCGGTTTCGGCTTGCTCAAGGCGCTGTTCGTAATCACTGCCTGCTGGCGCGTCAAGCGGGGCGGCCATCGCCGTGTAGTAATCACGGTGACGCGTCCGCACGGTGTCGGCCTCGCCGGACTCTACGAGTTTTTCCTGGGCGTACTGGCGCACCGTTTCCAGCAAAAGGAATCGCGTTGCGCCACTGGCGTGTTCAGCCACGACAAGGGACTTGTCTACCAGCAGGGTGAGCAGGTCCAGAACCTGGAAGCGCTCCACATCACCGGATCCGGCTACCGCTTGGGCGGCGTCGAGATCGAATCCACCCATAAAAACTGCCAGTCGACGGAAGAGCACCCGCTCAGGTTCGGTCAAGAGCGCGTGCGACCAATCCACCGAGGCGCGCAAGGTCTGTTGGCGGCGCACCGCGGTCCGCGCACCACCGGTCAGCAGCCGGAATCGGTCGTGCAGGCTGTCGAGGATCTCATCCAGCGATAGGGCGCGCACACGTGCCGCAGCAAGCTCGATCGCCAGAGGTAAGCCATCGAGGCGTGTGCAGATCTCCTTGACCGTCGCGGCATTGTCATCGCAGACAGCGAAGTCGGGCCGAACACGTCGAGCCCGGTCCTCAAATAACTCGACGGCTTCATCGGCCAGCGACAATGACGGCATCCGCCAACCGACTTCACCGGCAACCCCGATCGCCTCACGGCTGGTAGCCAACACCGTCACGTCGGGACCTGCGCCCAGCAGAGCAACGACCATTGCCGCGCTGGCATCCAGTAGATGCTCGCAGTTGTCCAACACCAATAGCATCTGCCGGTCGGCGACGAAACGGGTGAGGGTGTCCATCGTGGAGCGGCCCGGTTGATCGGGTAACTCCAATGCGCGGGCCACCGCAATAGGCACCACGTCGGGATCGGTGATCGGCGCCAGATCCACATACCAGATCCCGTCGGCGAACTCCTCGGCCAGCCGGGCCGCGATCTGCACCGCCAACCGGGTTTTGCCCACCCCTCCGGTGCCCGTCAAAGTGACCAGCCGGTTGTGCGCCAACAATTCCCGCACCTGAGCCAACTCCGCATCGCGGCCGACAAATCTGCTCAACTGCACGGGAAGATGCTGGGAAGCAACGGTCTTGGTAACACGCAGCGGTGGGAAGTCGTTGCGGAGGTCAGGGTGGCATAGTTGCACCACCCGCTCGGGGCGCGGCAGGTCTCGCAGCGGATGGGTGCCCAGATCGGTCAGCCATGCACCGTCCGGCAGTCGATCCACCACCAGATCGCTTGTGGTCGCAGATAATACGGTCTGACCGCCGTGGGCTAGATTGCGTAGCCGCGCCGTCCGATTGATCGTCGGGCCCGCGTAGTTGCCCTCATTGCGCAGCTGCACCTCGCCGGTATGCACACCGATGCGCAACCGGATCGGCGCCAACGGGGCACGTTGCAGCTCCAACGCCGCAACCACCGCATCCGAGGCCCGGGCGAATGCCGCCACGAAGCTGTCGCCCTCGCCCTGCTCGACCGGGCGTACCCCCTCATGAGCCGCGACGACATCGCACACGACTTGGTTGAAGCGCGCGATCGCGTCCGTCATTTCCTCAGGCTGCGTCTCCCACAGCCGCGTGGAGCCTTCGACGTCTGCCAACAGCAGCGTCACCGTGCCGGTGGGCAGAAGCCCGCTTACGCCCAACTCGCTCCAGTTCAGCAGCGGTGTGTCCGCGCGTTCGCTCATGCTAGCCACCATGCGGCCACCACGGGCCGCAAAACATCGGCAAAAACGCGTAGAAGTGTGTTCTAGAGCGCGGCTTTGTAAACTATGGCCCCCACCTCGATAACTTTGGTATTACCACATGGTATTACCATTTGATAGGCTGGCTCATATGAGGGTGACGAGTAAAGGCCAGGTAACGATTCCATTAGTGGTGCGGCGCAAGCTCGGGATCGAGCCGGGCTCCGAGGTCGAGTTTGAACTCGACGAGCGTGGCGCCCGGCTAGTGCGCGCCGAGACCGCCCGGGGCAAGACGATTGCCCGTCGGATGCGCCGCCGCGGCACGGTCGCGATGAGTACCGACGAGATCATGGCGCTCACCCGCGGCGACGAATAGCTCGCCGGTGGCCGGTACGCTCGTCGACTCAAACGTGCTGCTCGATCTGTTCACCGAGGACCCCCGCTGGTGTGACTGGTCTGAGGTGCGGCTTGCCAACGCCTTTGACCGTGGGGCAACGCTGATCAATCCGATCGTCTATGCCGAGGTCTCAATCGGCTTTGAGCGGATCGAAGAACTCGAGCAGGCATTGCCAGTGGAGCTTCAACGCGAGGCCTTGCCATGGGAAGCGGCCTTTCTGGCCGGCAAATGCTTCATCGAATATCGGCGACGGGGAGGCCAGAAGCGCTCGCCGCTGCCGGATTTCTACATTGGTGCCCACGCCGCGGTGACCGGACGTGCGCTACTGACGCGCGATCCCCGCCGCTATCGGTCGTTCTTTGGCCGCCTCGAGCTGATCTCGCCGTGAACGTCACAACTTCGACGCCCAAGTAGTCGTTGGTGTAGACACACGCTCAGTGCCGTGCTGCTTCTTGGACGAGCTGCACGCGTGAGGTGAGGCCGAGTTTGCTGTAGACGTGGGTGAGGTGGGATTGCACGGTCCGCGGTGAGACGAAAAGCCTTGTGGCGATGTCCTTGTTGGGCAGCCCTTCGCCGACCAATCGGACGACGTCGCGCTCGGTCGGAGTCAGCGATCCCCAGCCACTGGTGGAGCGTCGGCGCTCGCCGCGACCGCGTTGGGCATACGCGATCGCTTCCTCCATCGAGAGGGCAGCACCTTCGGCCCAGGCGACGTCAAAATCCTGCTGCCCCAACGCGTCCCGAACTGCCGCCACCGCGGCGTCGTAGCCTGCCTGATACATCGGGAAGTGGGCTTGCCCGGTGCGCTGCCGGATGGCATCGGCCGCGCCGAACAGCCGCGCCGCGTTGTGATGGTTGGCGCCGTCGGCGGCCAACCGGGCCAGGCATTCCACGGTGTCGGGCAGGCGCAGATATCCGTGGGTGCGGGCGGCGATCGCCAGGGCCTCATGCGCGTCGCGCTCGGCCTGCTCCGGCTCACCCTGGGCGATCGCCACGTAGGCGCGCGCCGTCAGCGCGACCATCTGGTACCAGCCCGGTACCACCGCGACGGTGTCGTCAGCCCACCGGCGAGCAGCGGCCAGATCACCGCACGCCAGGGCAGCCTCGGCCAGCGGGTTGGCGCCCCGGATGAAGACCTCGCGCTGCGGAACGGTGTGCCGCCAGGCCACCTCGCAGGCCTGCCTCGCGGCAGCAGTGTCGCCGCCGGCCAGGGCGGCTTGGGCGAACACTGCATACACCGCGTCGCGGTAGACCCCGCCGATCGCATCCGAGACGGCGAGTGCGGATTGGGCCGCGGCGTACGCGGCGACCGCGTGTCCTTGGTATGCGAGCACCAGGCCCTGGCTCACATAACCAAGGACCGCCGTGATCAGGTGGCCAGCCGCCTGCGCATCCTCGGCTGACGAACGGAGAACCCGGCTGGCGTCAGCGAGATTTCCCTGCGCCGCCATCGCGAAGCCCAACCACGCGCGGCAGTTCCCCGACAGGAACCGGTCGCCCAGCGCGTCGGCAAGGTCTCGTCCTTCCTCGGCGGCCGCGCGCGCTGCCGTCGGCTCGCCGGCAATACCAGCGGTGCCCGCCATCCACAGGAGGATTCCGCATAGCGTCCAACGATCACCGGCCGCGCGGGCCAAGTCGATCGCCTCGGCGAAGTATGGTGTGGCCACCTCGGCGGTGTAGGCACCAAGCATCCCGCACGCCATGAGGGCTCGAGTGATCAATCCCGGGTCGTCGAGCTCACGGGCGATGGCCAGGGCTTCCCGCGCCTGATCCAGGCTCGCGGCGACGCCCGTCGACGCCGCGAGGAAGCTATTGTCCGCGACCGCGCGCACCCAGACGGCCGGCGCCACCTCCGGGTGGCGCTCATCGGTTAAGACGGCGTCGAACCCGGCCAATCCTTCCCGGACACGTCCGCGCCGTTCCCAGAACGGATACAGCGACGACACCAGCCGCAACGCCGTCTCGACATCGGAATTCTCCCGGCTCCAGGCGAACGCGGCGCGCAGATTGTCGATCTCGACGTCCGCCCACTGCACCAGCCGCTCATCGCCGGCCTGCACCTGCGATTCCAGCGCGGCGGCGGCTTGCGTGTAGTAGTCGCGGTGACGGGTGCGCACATCGACGGCTTCCCCGGATTCGCTGAGCTTCTCCAACCCGTACTGGCGCACCGTCTCCAACAACCGGTACCGCATGCCGCCGCCGGCCTCCTCGGCGACCACCAGGGATTTGTCGACCAACAGGCTCAGTTGGTCAAGGATTTGGTAGCCCTCCACATCGCTGCTGGCGCCGACCGTCTGGGCGGCATCCAGGTCGAATCCGCCCATGAACGCCGCCAGCCGGCGGAACAACACCCGTTCGGGCTCGGTCAGCAGCGCATGCGACCAATCCACCGAAGCCCGCAACGTCTGCTGGCGCCGCACGGCGGTTCGTGCTCCGCCGGTCAGTAACCGGAACCGATCGTGGAGGCTGTCGACGATTTGCGTCAGCGACAACGCACGGGTGCGTGCCGCAGCGAGCTCGATGGCCAGCGGCATGCCATCGAGCCGCCGACAGATCTCGGTGACGAGGCCGACGTTGTCGTCGCTGACACGAAAGTCGGGTCGGATTCGCCGGGCCCGGTCGGTGAACAGCTCGATGGCCTCTTCGTCCACTGATAGCGATGGCACGCGCCAGGTCAGCTCACCGGGTAGGCCGAGCGGTTCGCGGCTGGTGGTCAGAATTGTCAGTTGCGGGCAGGCATCGAAGAGCTCGCCGATCATCTGGCCGCACGCGTCGAGGAGGTGCTCGCAGTTGTCAAGAAGCAGCAGCATTTTGCGGTCGCCGACGAAACTCAGGAGTATTTCCATGGTCGAGCGGCCCGGTTGATCGGGTAGGCCAAGCGTGCGGGCGACGGTCAACGGCACCGCGACGGGATTGGTGACCGGTGCCAGGTCGATGAACCAGACGCCGTCCGGAAACTCGCCGACGAGCCCGGCGGTGACCTGCACGGCCAGTCGCGTCTTTCCGGCGCCACCGGCCCCGGTCAAGGTGACAAGCCGGTTGTCGGCGATGATCTGCCGCAACCGGATGCTTTCGGTTTGTCGGCCAATGAAATTGGTTAGCTGGGCCGGAAGATGCTGTGACACCGTGGCTTTGGCGACGCGCAGCGGCGGAAATTCGTTGCGCAGATCGGGATGGCACAGTTGCACAACCCGTTCCGGGCGAGCGACGCCACGCAGCTCGTGCGTGCCCAGGCCGGTCAGCCAAGCGTCGGCGGGCAGCGCGTCAACGACGAGATCCTCGGTCGTGCCCGAAAGCACGGTCTGGCCACCATGAGCCAAATCCCGCAGCCGCGCCGTCCGATTGATGGTCGGGCCGATGTAATTGCCCTCATCGCGCAACTGGACCTCGCCGGTGTGTACGCCGATCCGCAGCCTGATTGGGGCCAGCGGCGCCCGCTGCAATTCCAATGCACATGCCACCGCATCGCTAGCCCGCGCGAATGCCACCACAAAGCTGTCACCCTCGCCTTGTTCCACAGGGCGCGCCCCGCCAAAAGACGTGAGCAGATCGGACAGCGCGTGATCCAGCCGAGTGAACGCCGCGGTCATCTCCTCGGGCTGGGTTTCCCATAGCCGCGTGGAGCCTTCGACGTCTGCCAACAGCAGCGTCACCGTGCCCGTCGGCAAAAGCGCGCTCACGCCAAGCTCACTCCAGTCCACCAGCGGTATGTCCGCGCGTGGATCGATCTGGCTCATGCTAGCCAGCGTGCGGCCGCAGCAAGCAGAAAACATCAGCGGAAACGCGCATCTTCGACACCTTGTGCAGCGCAAATGCGTGATTCGACCCGCCACAACCGTGTTGGTTTATCGGTGCGTGCACCGCGCTACACGCTGACATTTCCGACCCCGGGCGCGCGGATCTCCGTATTTCGCCCGATGGCGTGGGCCCGCCGTCAGCCGATAGTCGACTCAGAACCGAGCCACGGAGGCCACAGTGACCATCGAGAAGACCATCGAGAAGACCATCGAGAAGAACACCGAGACGTCGACCCGCTGCCCGAGCGTTTTCGAAGCGGGCCTGCCCTCGGTTGACTACTTGCACTTACATGACCCGTTCGATGCGCACCGCGTGATCGCCGCGGCGCGCCAGCAGGCGCCGATCGCCATGGGACGCTATGCACCCGAAGTATTGAGTTATGGACTGGTGCGCGCCGTGCTGCGCGACCCGCGCTTCGTCACCGCCAGCGGAGTCGGCCTTGACCTGCAGGGCATCACGTCGGGCCCGCTGTGGGAGCGGGCGATCACCAGCATCCTGAGCCTCGACGGCGAGGCGCACCACCGGTTGCGCCGACTCGTCTCCAAGTCGTTCGCACCGCGCGGCGCCGAACGCCTGCGCGCGCTGGCCATCGAGGTCATTACCGAACTCGTCGACCCGCTCACCCGAGCCGGGCGCTGCGACGTGGTCAG encodes:
- a CDS encoding helix-turn-helix transcriptional regulator; this encodes MVASMSERADTPLLNWSELGVSGLLPTGTVTLLLADVEGSTRLWETQPEEMTDAIARFNQVVCDVVAAHEGVRPVEQGEGDSFVAAFARASDAVVAALELQRAPLAPIRLRIGVHTGEVQLRNEGNYAGPTINRTARLRNLAHGGQTVLSATTSDLVVDRLPDGAWLTDLGTHPLRDLPRPERVVQLCHPDLRNDFPPLRVTKTVASQHLPVQLSRFVGRDAELAQVRELLAHNRLVTLTGTGGVGKTRLAVQIAARLAEEFADGIWYVDLAPITDPDVVPIAVARALELPDQPGRSTMDTLTRFVADRQMLLVLDNCEHLLDASAAMVVALLGAGPDVTVLATSREAIGVAGEVGWRMPSLSLADEAVELFEDRARRVRPDFAVCDDNAATVKEICTRLDGLPLAIELAAARVRALSLDEILDSLHDRFRLLTGGARTAVRRQQTLRASVDWSHALLTEPERVLFRRLAVFMGGFDLDAAQAVAGSGDVERFQVLDLLTLLVDKSLVVAEHASGATRFLLLETVRQYAQEKLVESGEADTVRTRHRDYYTAMAAPLDAPAGSDYEQRLEQAETEIDNLRAAFAWSLENHDIEPALALASSLQPLWQARGRVREGLAWFDAALSDLDVQRAEVVLAVRARALADRAVLGVWLGDADSPDQAQQALTIAREIDDAALLVRALTACGIVAALSAEAAGPYFAEAIGLARDLGDRWRLSQILAGQARAANHAADPLATRAPAEEGRDLADAIGDRYNSRICRYCLAWAQIHQGELASAATQLADLLADARAAHDGLMELQCLGGQGVVLALQGEVAAARAAAEAAVNAAAEVGGAYAAYGYAALSFSAMAGGDAAALQDAADAWPQVTTLPQMAALQRTYSAAAALAGGDLVAARRWADAAVSTSWGGFQAAALLMRARVAIAAGEFEQGERDSHEALSLAASTGAHLNVPDILESLAALAGEAGSHPEAARLFGAAQAIRQRMGSVRFKIYDFADEATVALRNTMGDNDFEAAWSEGAALSTEEAIAYAQRRHGERKRPASGWASLTPTERDVVRLVSEGLANNDIATRLFVSPRTVQSHLTHVYTKLGLSSRVQLAQEAARHV
- a CDS encoding AbrB/MazE/SpoVT family DNA-binding domain-containing protein, whose translation is MRVTSKGQVTIPLVVRRKLGIEPGSEVEFELDERGARLVRAETARGKTIARRMRRRGTVAMSTDEIMALTRGDE
- a CDS encoding type II toxin-antitoxin system VapC family toxin — encoded protein: MAGTLVDSNVLLDLFTEDPRWCDWSEVRLANAFDRGATLINPIVYAEVSIGFERIEELEQALPVELQREALPWEAAFLAGKCFIEYRRRGGQKRSPLPDFYIGAHAAVTGRALLTRDPRRYRSFFGRLELISP
- a CDS encoding helix-turn-helix transcriptional regulator; translated protein: MSQIDPRADIPLVDWSELGVSALLPTGTVTLLLADVEGSTRLWETQPEEMTAAFTRLDHALSDLLTSFGGARPVEQGEGDSFVVAFARASDAVACALELQRAPLAPIRLRIGVHTGEVQLRDEGNYIGPTINRTARLRDLAHGGQTVLSGTTEDLVVDALPADAWLTGLGTHELRGVARPERVVQLCHPDLRNEFPPLRVAKATVSQHLPAQLTNFIGRQTESIRLRQIIADNRLVTLTGAGGAGKTRLAVQVTAGLVGEFPDGVWFIDLAPVTNPVAVPLTVARTLGLPDQPGRSTMEILLSFVGDRKMLLLLDNCEHLLDACGQMIGELFDACPQLTILTTSREPLGLPGELTWRVPSLSVDEEAIELFTDRARRIRPDFRVSDDNVGLVTEICRRLDGMPLAIELAAARTRALSLTQIVDSLHDRFRLLTGGARTAVRRQQTLRASVDWSHALLTEPERVLFRRLAAFMGGFDLDAAQTVGASSDVEGYQILDQLSLLVDKSLVVAEEAGGGMRYRLLETVRQYGLEKLSESGEAVDVRTRHRDYYTQAAAALESQVQAGDERLVQWADVEIDNLRAAFAWSRENSDVETALRLVSSLYPFWERRGRVREGLAGFDAVLTDERHPEVAPAVWVRAVADNSFLAASTGVAASLDQAREALAIARELDDPGLITRALMACGMLGAYTAEVATPYFAEAIDLARAAGDRWTLCGILLWMAGTAGIAGEPTAARAAAEEGRDLADALGDRFLSGNCRAWLGFAMAAQGNLADASRVLRSSAEDAQAAGHLITAVLGYVSQGLVLAYQGHAVAAYAAAQSALAVSDAIGGVYRDAVYAVFAQAALAGGDTAAARQACEVAWRHTVPQREVFIRGANPLAEAALACGDLAAARRWADDTVAVVPGWYQMVALTARAYVAIAQGEPEQAERDAHEALAIAARTHGYLRLPDTVECLARLAADGANHHNAARLFGAADAIRQRTGQAHFPMYQAGYDAAVAAVRDALGQQDFDVAWAEGAALSMEEAIAYAQRGRGERRRSTSGWGSLTPTERDVVRLVGEGLPNKDIATRLFVSPRTVQSHLTHVYSKLGLTSRVQLVQEAARH